From the genome of Nicotiana sylvestris chromosome 2, ASM39365v2, whole genome shotgun sequence, one region includes:
- the LOC104250000 gene encoding uncharacterized protein isoform X1, whose translation MEAENAYTLPLDDTVNIESPTIGMENLDSPAKILDVPDCVENENSCLENDSEEEVVLDSDDERMHCAELESVSKLRSSDDTRYTKQSDKWKLSPVSERTYVGCLRRSKKLIQHVDSARSTTDFDNTSQQKQFPEVNGRTSRQVDNIASGTKSRVEEDHYLCPGAEIFKDEIFEGNVETEALTGYALDKERVSSVNQEEGVDGDKEFPIHSCSIGVPKLSNTESQVPDVLSEANALDFVDHYLSVNNEDVLNEVKAGGVNKIISRPIFSHGGPQKLASRMNIQNAVKNSGVFDWPESQKDGTKSSFSRDRKILTYDHKNYRLKNKRVSSVQSSKEPVGSMEDLNKAEPNFLADGEAVNEVKAGGVNKIISSPILSRGGPQKLASRLNIQNAVKNLGVIDWPERQSDSANGSFSRRRKILTFDSNMSGLKKQKVSSVQSRVEPMGSMTGLNKAEPKFLVEGRMNVEDNFLRKSDEQFDVGEFEQQFEGNRSDTLDTYDVGFDTQLAAEAMEILLHAPPLKCDTVCALQIPESSILKEGEYPESAFSREFNIDSYSSEPTECSSVETELLRGKTRDFSSVVRRTRHQVSLNLRTPENQATNPNTESDFPKKRRKPHGLVELNDNLLKVAAVRGKVSKSGTDTSRKATKVSMQKQGETHQSLAAMLSQVKLESWVSKGKRTHKGARRLSNGSSNLYPLQISADEDNDFKYPDLNHKAERRPQLLVFKRRIQSSSEKNHSGLLAIQCTSEPYSSPCKYSVTSEKMMSMDFKRAESTETAKLNEVISISTNLLTNDMKFDITSSGNSNRSCSLNGDKKGRQHMRNLSRSTLTQELIRLGYAEKLPDFLPRGSRRRKCAGEIHVLFSQSLDSKLIKQQKKILARLGFISTSNCSDATHFVTDSFVRTRNMLEAIACGTPIVTHLWLESCGRASCFVDEKNYILRDAKKEKELGFNMPASLAHARKYPLLNGRSVIITPSIKPNRDTLLSLVKAVQGEVVDESNNKATCDDLLILSCEEDYKVCIPYLEKGTLVYSSELLLNGIVIQKLEYNRHQLFTKFHDKNCKY comes from the exons ATGGAAGCTGAGAATGCATATACACTTCCCTTGGATGATACTGTTAACATTGAGAGTCCTACAATTGGAATGGAGAACCTTGATTCTCCTGCAAAGATTTTGGATGTCCCTGATTGTGTTGAAAATGAGAATTCTTGTTTGGAGAACGACTCTGAGGAAGAGGTTGTCCTTGACAGTGACGATGAAAGAATGCACTGTGCTGAACTGGAAAGTGTCTCAAAGTTGAGATCTTCTGATGATACAAGGTATACAAAGCAGTCGGATAAGTGGAAACTCTCACCGGTTTCTGAACGAACCTATGTGG GATGTCTACGGAGGTCAAAGAAATTAATTCAGCATGTGGATTCAGCCAGAAGCACCACGGATTTTGATAATACTAGTCAACAGAAGCAGTTTCCTGAGGTAAATGGTAGAACATCTAGACAAGTGGATAATATAGCTTCTGGTACAAAATCAAGAGTTGAAGAGGACCATTATTTGTGTCCGGGTGCTGAAATATTCAAGGATGAAATCTTTGAGGGGAATGTGGAAACGGAAGCCTTAACTGGTTACGCTCTAGACAAGGAGAGGGTTTCATCAGTTAATCAAGAGGAGGGTGTGGATGGAGATAAAGAGTTTCCAATTCATTCTTGTAGCATAGGTGTTCCCAAGTTAAGCAACACTGAGTCTCAAGTACCTGATGTGCTATCAGAAGCTAACGCTCTGGACTTCGTGGACCACTACCTATCAGTTAACAATGAAGATGTTCTCAATGAAGTCAAAGCTGGAGGAGTGAATAAGATCATATCACGTCCAATATTCAGCCATGGGGGACCTCAAAAGCTGGCAAGCAGAATGAATATTCAAAATGCAGTCAAAAACTCAGGAGTTTTTGACTGGCCTGAGAGCCAAAAGGATGGCACAAAAAGTTCTTTTTCAAGAGACAGAAAGATATTGACCTATGACCACAAGAACTATAGACTAAAGAACAAAAGAGTATCAAGTGTCCAATCCAGCAAGGAGCCAGTGGGAAGTATGGAAGATTTAAATAAGGCGGAACCGAATTTTCTAGCGGATGGAGAAGCAGTCAATGAAGTCAAAGCTGGAGGAGTGAATAAAATCATATCAAGTCCCATTTTAAGCCGTGGGGGACCTCAAAAGTTGGCAAGCAGATTGAATATTCAAAATGCAGTGAAAAACTTGGGGGTTATTGACTGGCCTGAGAGGCAAAGTGACAGTGCAAACGGCTCTTTTTCAAGACGCAGAAAGATATTGACCTTTGACAGCAATATGTCCGGATTGAAGAAACAAAAGGTATCAAGTGTCCAGTCCAGAGTGGAGCCAATGGGAAGTATGACAGGCCTAAATAAGGCCGAACCGAAGTTTCTAGTGGAAGGCCGTATGAATGTTGAAGATAACTTCCTACGGAAGTCGGATGAGCAGTTTGATGTGGGGGAATTTGAGCAACAATTTGAAGGAAATCGATCAGACACACTTGATACATATGATGTTGGCTTTGACACTCAACTGGCTGCTGAAGCTATGGAAATCCTACTACATGCCCCTCCTTTGAAATGTGACACTGTTTGTGCCCTTCAAATTCCAGAAAGCAGCATACTTAAAGAAGGGGAATATCCTGAGAGTGCTTTCTCAAGAGAGTTTAACATCGATAGCTATTCATCAGAACCTACTGAATGTAGCTCAGTTGAAACAGAGCTGTTAAGAGGCAAAACCAGAGATTTTTCTTCGGTTGTTCGTAGAACTAGGCATCAAGTATCTTTAAATTTAAGGACCCCGGAGAACCAAGCAACCAATCCTAATACAGAGtctgattttccaaagaaaagaaGGAAGCCACATGGCCTAGTAGAGTTAAATGACAATTTGTTGAAAGTGGCTGCTGTGAGAGGAAAAGTCTCCAAATCAGGTACTGACACATCAAGGAAAGCTACAAAAGTTAGCATGCAGAAACAAGGAGAAACCCATCAAAGTTTAGCAGCAATGTTGAGTCAAGTGAAATTGGAAAGCTGGGTCTCTAAAGGGAAAAGGACACATAAAGGTGCACGACGGCTATCAAATGGATCAAGCAATCTCTATCCTCTACAAATCTCTGCTGATGAGGATAATGACTTTAAGTATCCTGATTTGAATCATAAGGCAGAGAGGAGACCACAACTCTTAGTATTTAAAAGACGGATTCAGTCTTCATCTGAAAAGAACCACTCAGGACTCTTGGCAATTCAGTGTACAAGTGAACCTTATTCCTCACCTTGTAAATATTCAGTCACAAGTGAAAAGATGATGTCCATGGATTTCAAGAGAGCCGAATCTACTGAGACTGCCAAATTAAATGAAGTGATATCCATATCCACTAATCTTTTGACAAACGACATGAAATTTGACATAACTTCAAGTGGAAACTCAAATCGATCATGCAGTCTTAATGGTGACAAGAAAGGCAGGCAACACATGAGAAATCTCTCTAGATCAACCCTTACTCAAGAGCTTATTAGATTAGGCTATGCAGAGAAATTACCTGATTTTCTGCCCAGAGGTTCAAGACGACGAAAATGTGCAGGTGAAATTCATGTCTTGTTTAGCCAGAGCCTGGATAGCAAATTAATCAAGCAGCAGAAAAAG ATTTTAGCAAGATTGGGATTTATCTCCACATCAAATTGTTCTGATGCCACGCACTTTGTTACTGACAGTTTTGTTAGAACAAGGAATATGCTGGAAGCCATTGCATGCGGAACACCAATTGTAACACATTTGTGGCTTGAGAGCTGTGGAAGAGCAAGCTGTTTTGTCGATGAGAAAAATTATATCTTAAGAGATGCCAAAAAGGAAAAGGAACTTGGTTTTAATATGCCGGCTTCACTTGCTCATGCCAGAAAGTATCCCCTTCTAAAC GGTCGAAGTGTCATTATAACTCCAAGCATAAAACCTAATAGAGATACCCTTCTAAGCTTGGTCAAGGCAGTGCAGGGTGAG GTGGTGGACGAATCGAATAATAAAGCCACTTGTGATGATCTATTAATTCTTTCCTGCGAAGAAGATTACAAAGTATGCATTCCATATCTAGAAAAAG GAACTCTTGTTTATAGTTCGGAGCTCTTGCTTAATGGTATTGTTATCCAGAAACTGGAGTACAATAG GCATCAGCTTTTCACAAAGTTTCATGACAAAAACTGCAAATATTGA
- the LOC104250000 gene encoding uncharacterized protein isoform X2, protein MEAENAYTLPLDDTVNIESPTIGMENLDSPAKILDVPDCVENENSCLENDSEEEVVLDSDDERMHCAELESVSKLRSSDDTRYTKQSDKWKLSPVSERTYVGCLRRSKKLIQHVDSARSTTDFDNTSQQKQFPEVNGRTSRQVDNIASGTKSRVEEDHYLCPGAEIFKDEIFEGNVETEALTGYALDKERVSSVNQEEGVDGDKEFPIHSCSIGVPKLSNTESQVPDVLSEANALDFVDHYLSVNNEDVLNEVKAGGVNKIISRPIFSHGGPQKLASRMNIQNAVKNSGVFDWPESQKDGTKSSFSRDRKILTYDHKNYRLKNKRVSSVQSSKEPVGSMEDLNKAEPNFLADGEAVNEVKAGGVNKIISSPILSRGGPQKLASRLNIQNAVKNLGVIDWPERQSDSANGSFSRRRKILTFDSNMSGLKKQKVSSVQSRVEPMGSMTGLNKAEPKFLVEGRMNVEDNFLRKSDEQFDVGEFEQQFEGNRSDTLDTYDVGFDTQLAAEAMEILLHAPPLKCDTVCALQIPESSILKEGEYPESAFSREFNIDSYSSEPTECSSVETELLRGKTRDFSSVVRRTRHQVSLNLRTPENQATNPNTESDFPKKRRKPHGLVELNDNLLKVAAVRGKVSKSGTDTSRKATKVSMQKQGETHQSLAAMLSQVKLESWVSKGKRTHKGARRLSNGSSNLYPLQISADEDNDFKYPDLNHKAERRPQLLVFKRRIQSSSEKNHSGLLAIQCTSEPYSSPCKYSVTSEKMMSMDFKRAESTETAKLNEVISISTNLLTNDMKFDITSSGNSNRSCSLNGDKKGRQHMRNLSRSTLTQELIRLGYAEKLPDFLPRGSRRRKCAGEIHVLFSQSLDSKLIKQQKKFC, encoded by the exons ATGGAAGCTGAGAATGCATATACACTTCCCTTGGATGATACTGTTAACATTGAGAGTCCTACAATTGGAATGGAGAACCTTGATTCTCCTGCAAAGATTTTGGATGTCCCTGATTGTGTTGAAAATGAGAATTCTTGTTTGGAGAACGACTCTGAGGAAGAGGTTGTCCTTGACAGTGACGATGAAAGAATGCACTGTGCTGAACTGGAAAGTGTCTCAAAGTTGAGATCTTCTGATGATACAAGGTATACAAAGCAGTCGGATAAGTGGAAACTCTCACCGGTTTCTGAACGAACCTATGTGG GATGTCTACGGAGGTCAAAGAAATTAATTCAGCATGTGGATTCAGCCAGAAGCACCACGGATTTTGATAATACTAGTCAACAGAAGCAGTTTCCTGAGGTAAATGGTAGAACATCTAGACAAGTGGATAATATAGCTTCTGGTACAAAATCAAGAGTTGAAGAGGACCATTATTTGTGTCCGGGTGCTGAAATATTCAAGGATGAAATCTTTGAGGGGAATGTGGAAACGGAAGCCTTAACTGGTTACGCTCTAGACAAGGAGAGGGTTTCATCAGTTAATCAAGAGGAGGGTGTGGATGGAGATAAAGAGTTTCCAATTCATTCTTGTAGCATAGGTGTTCCCAAGTTAAGCAACACTGAGTCTCAAGTACCTGATGTGCTATCAGAAGCTAACGCTCTGGACTTCGTGGACCACTACCTATCAGTTAACAATGAAGATGTTCTCAATGAAGTCAAAGCTGGAGGAGTGAATAAGATCATATCACGTCCAATATTCAGCCATGGGGGACCTCAAAAGCTGGCAAGCAGAATGAATATTCAAAATGCAGTCAAAAACTCAGGAGTTTTTGACTGGCCTGAGAGCCAAAAGGATGGCACAAAAAGTTCTTTTTCAAGAGACAGAAAGATATTGACCTATGACCACAAGAACTATAGACTAAAGAACAAAAGAGTATCAAGTGTCCAATCCAGCAAGGAGCCAGTGGGAAGTATGGAAGATTTAAATAAGGCGGAACCGAATTTTCTAGCGGATGGAGAAGCAGTCAATGAAGTCAAAGCTGGAGGAGTGAATAAAATCATATCAAGTCCCATTTTAAGCCGTGGGGGACCTCAAAAGTTGGCAAGCAGATTGAATATTCAAAATGCAGTGAAAAACTTGGGGGTTATTGACTGGCCTGAGAGGCAAAGTGACAGTGCAAACGGCTCTTTTTCAAGACGCAGAAAGATATTGACCTTTGACAGCAATATGTCCGGATTGAAGAAACAAAAGGTATCAAGTGTCCAGTCCAGAGTGGAGCCAATGGGAAGTATGACAGGCCTAAATAAGGCCGAACCGAAGTTTCTAGTGGAAGGCCGTATGAATGTTGAAGATAACTTCCTACGGAAGTCGGATGAGCAGTTTGATGTGGGGGAATTTGAGCAACAATTTGAAGGAAATCGATCAGACACACTTGATACATATGATGTTGGCTTTGACACTCAACTGGCTGCTGAAGCTATGGAAATCCTACTACATGCCCCTCCTTTGAAATGTGACACTGTTTGTGCCCTTCAAATTCCAGAAAGCAGCATACTTAAAGAAGGGGAATATCCTGAGAGTGCTTTCTCAAGAGAGTTTAACATCGATAGCTATTCATCAGAACCTACTGAATGTAGCTCAGTTGAAACAGAGCTGTTAAGAGGCAAAACCAGAGATTTTTCTTCGGTTGTTCGTAGAACTAGGCATCAAGTATCTTTAAATTTAAGGACCCCGGAGAACCAAGCAACCAATCCTAATACAGAGtctgattttccaaagaaaagaaGGAAGCCACATGGCCTAGTAGAGTTAAATGACAATTTGTTGAAAGTGGCTGCTGTGAGAGGAAAAGTCTCCAAATCAGGTACTGACACATCAAGGAAAGCTACAAAAGTTAGCATGCAGAAACAAGGAGAAACCCATCAAAGTTTAGCAGCAATGTTGAGTCAAGTGAAATTGGAAAGCTGGGTCTCTAAAGGGAAAAGGACACATAAAGGTGCACGACGGCTATCAAATGGATCAAGCAATCTCTATCCTCTACAAATCTCTGCTGATGAGGATAATGACTTTAAGTATCCTGATTTGAATCATAAGGCAGAGAGGAGACCACAACTCTTAGTATTTAAAAGACGGATTCAGTCTTCATCTGAAAAGAACCACTCAGGACTCTTGGCAATTCAGTGTACAAGTGAACCTTATTCCTCACCTTGTAAATATTCAGTCACAAGTGAAAAGATGATGTCCATGGATTTCAAGAGAGCCGAATCTACTGAGACTGCCAAATTAAATGAAGTGATATCCATATCCACTAATCTTTTGACAAACGACATGAAATTTGACATAACTTCAAGTGGAAACTCAAATCGATCATGCAGTCTTAATGGTGACAAGAAAGGCAGGCAACACATGAGAAATCTCTCTAGATCAACCCTTACTCAAGAGCTTATTAGATTAGGCTATGCAGAGAAATTACCTGATTTTCTGCCCAGAGGTTCAAGACGACGAAAATGTGCAGGTGAAATTCATGTCTTGTTTAGCCAGAGCCTGGATAGCAAATTAATCAAGCAGCAGAAAAAG TTTTGTTAG